A region from the Oceanidesulfovibrio marinus genome encodes:
- a CDS encoding NAD(P)/FAD-dependent oxidoreductase, translating to MAKTYDAIVIGAGVNGCSIAYNLARRGLKTLILDKGEVCSQASGQNGGGVRQSARDPREMPLAMYSVKLFENLAEELGLNVEYKQGGNLRLCVTPAQEESMRAAVDKQSQAFGLPVEYLDNEAVREINPYVSDIVLGASYCPTDGHANPMLVTYAFLRKARSLGAELRTGETVREIRLSKRHVSGVVTDKDTYSSKIVVNAAGIGGRKVANMVGLDFPMTPVFTEILVTEAREPLFPQMIGTAASDFYGHQTEHGSFVWGGFIGYDTFLYDDRGKSERRPNYPEVAPAICRAVLRFFPFLQDVNVTRVWSGLIAQVADKVPVLGPVSDVPGYVSATGFSGHGFGISPAVGRVISQAALGETPDVDISAFVSDRFRPVN from the coding sequence ATGGCCAAGACCTATGACGCCATAGTCATCGGCGCCGGAGTCAATGGTTGCTCCATTGCCTACAACCTGGCCCGGCGCGGCCTGAAAACGTTGATTTTGGACAAGGGCGAGGTCTGTAGCCAGGCTTCCGGACAGAACGGCGGGGGGGTACGCCAATCCGCCCGTGATCCGCGCGAGATGCCGTTAGCCATGTACAGCGTGAAGCTCTTTGAAAATCTTGCGGAAGAGCTGGGCCTTAACGTGGAGTACAAACAGGGCGGTAACCTGCGTCTGTGCGTAACGCCGGCGCAGGAAGAAAGCATGCGCGCGGCCGTGGACAAGCAGAGCCAGGCTTTTGGCCTGCCTGTGGAGTATCTGGACAACGAGGCCGTTCGCGAGATCAATCCGTATGTGTCGGATATTGTTCTGGGCGCCAGCTACTGCCCCACGGACGGCCACGCCAACCCCATGCTGGTGACCTACGCTTTTCTGCGCAAGGCCCGCAGCCTGGGCGCGGAGTTGCGCACCGGAGAAACGGTCCGGGAAATCCGGCTGTCCAAGCGGCATGTCAGCGGCGTGGTGACGGACAAGGATACGTACTCCTCCAAGATCGTGGTCAATGCGGCGGGGATTGGCGGACGTAAAGTGGCCAACATGGTTGGTCTGGATTTCCCCATGACGCCGGTGTTCACGGAAATTCTGGTCACGGAAGCACGGGAACCACTTTTTCCGCAGATGATCGGCACCGCGGCATCGGACTTCTACGGCCACCAGACCGAGCACGGCTCGTTCGTCTGGGGCGGTTTCATCGGCTACGACACCTTCTTGTACGATGACCGGGGCAAGTCGGAGCGCCGCCCCAATTATCCCGAGGTCGCTCCGGCGATCTGCCGGGCAGTTCTGCGCTTTTTCCCTTTCCTGCAGGATGTGAACGTCACGCGGGTCTGGAGCGGCCTTATCGCCCAGGTGGCGGACAAGGTCCCGGTTCTGGGTCCTGTGAGCGACGTGCCGGGCTATGTCTCGGCCACGGGTTTTTCCGGTCATGGATTCGGCATTTCCCCT
- a CDS encoding (2Fe-2S)-binding protein, translating into MHSEGCNCQGRKAHADDDLVLCRCEEVTKGEIRDALAAGITTVSGVKRATRAGMGLCQGQTCGRLVAGMVAREADGPVDPATMEPVTARPPVRPTPMGVLANDSQGGEEER; encoded by the coding sequence ATGCACTCTGAAGGATGCAACTGCCAGGGCCGCAAGGCTCACGCAGACGACGATTTAGTGTTGTGCCGGTGTGAAGAGGTCACAAAGGGGGAAATCCGGGATGCACTGGCGGCCGGAATAACCACCGTCAGCGGGGTGAAGCGGGCCACTCGGGCCGGGATGGGGCTTTGCCAGGGGCAGACCTGCGGGCGGCTGGTCGCCGGAATGGTGGCCAGAGAGGCCGACGGCCCCGTGGACCCGGCAACGATGGAGCCCGTGACCGCGCGTCCGCCTGTCAGGCCCACGCCCATGGGCGTTCTCGCCAACGACAGCCAGGGCGGGGAGGAGGAGAGGTAG